One Eurosta solidaginis isolate ZX-2024a chromosome 1, ASM4086904v1, whole genome shotgun sequence genomic window, tccaccaaacaaaatgttagtgtcagtatATTGGTCAGCGCGGGTTCGTATCAGCGGAGCACTTAAAACAGCACCTACCTTGGTACTAAATGTAATGCTGAGCATGAATCTAGTGCATAAGGCCGTTTATGGGGCTTCTTGGCCTTGGATGTGGGATTACTCACTTCGGGAAATCCAGAATTCTTAGCAAGCTCGACTCTATCCCCGAGAAGGACAGTCTGCTTTATGCAGACAGCTGTCCCCCGTGCAATCTTTCCCTCGAGAGAGCACTGGGGATGAGTTTCACCTGAGTCAGTGAACTGATTAAGTAGTTCACGGATAGTCCGAAGTTGGACGGCATGGTTGGTGGACAAGTTTTCTGCCAAGAGCTCGATGTGATACGATCAAGGATGGTTTGGGATtgtctgacctcgcttgcgattgcgtCGAACTATTTTGAGATAAAGATCATCTGAGTCACTGGTAATAGCAGTATCTCGGTCTACATTCACACGATTCTCTTATGGGTACAACTAAACTGGATGTGGCGGAGAGTTTGGAGACTCGCTGCTCACCTGCTGTATGCTCCTGTATAGATGGGCTTCGAGCCTACTAAGCAAAGGCCGGAGCAGACCTATTCAAAGGTTTGAGAGCGCAGCATAGCAGTATGGGAAATAGATCAGAAGGATTGGCAGGGTCATGTTTAATGatctttttaaatacatttacctatatacatacatacattcatacaaaaCGCATACACAAAAAATGTAGACAtacgtatacatatacatatgtatgtacatgtattttgTACATCTCACCTTTCCCGTTTTAATTCATTGTTGCCTTTTTTCATCCACTTTTTTCAGCGCGCAGGAGGCCAAAGACTTGATTCTCAATGAAATACAAACGGGCGTGGTTAAGAGTGAGCCAATCAGCGCTTCGTCTACGTTGACGCCATCTTTACATGCGGCACATGCGTCTGCCACCGTCATCACGCATCCCGCTCTTAGTAATGGCATCGCAGCGGGTTCATCACCAAGTTGCGTAGCACTAAGCATAAGCCCTAAACTAGATCAGTGTTATGATACGGCTGGCGGCGTTCATCTACCACCAAATGTGCTCACACCGGTGCTGACGGGCGGCAGCAGTAGCAGTGGGGGAGGAGGAAGTAGTAGCGCGCACAATaacaataatagtaataataacaacaataatgccTATATGTCTGAACATCATCTAATGCATACACAACATCAACATCATCATCCGCATTTACATATGCATCCGCATCCACATGCGCACCTACATCAGCAGCAGCATGCGCCACATTTACATCACATGCATGCGCACCCTCACGCTCATCACGCTCATGCTCACGAAGTGCCACCTCACCACCCACCAACACAAACACAACATGATAACCTCAATTATACGCAACTCTTCCCGCCGATCAATGATCTTATTGTGAGCTCATCAACGAGCAGTGGTGCCATCATCGGTCACCATGAGATGCAATATCCGGACACAACGTCAGCTGGCCCCGGCGTATATTATAGTAATGGAGCTGCGGTTACTGCCAACAATAATAGCACTTCGGCGACTGGTGAGTCGCATTATTATTATGATGCCGCGTCAGTTGACGTATCCTCAGCATCAACTTTGGTATTGAATAGACCGTACTCAGCAAATTCGAATAGTTGTTCCAGCAGTTCGGAGAGTGAACGGCAAATGTCGACGGGGAATGCTTCGATTGTGACAGGCACCTCACCACAAACGTCATACAGTGAGCTGAGTCATACGTTTGAATTGCATTACCTGTCGGATAGTAGCTCGCATCAGCAAGCAGTTTTGGTGGGCTCGGCATCcgcgcagcaacaacaacaacaacacatccaACATATGGAAATGGAACATCACCAGCATGCGCATCACCATCAGCAACAACAGTTGCAACAAACTTTGACGACGAGTCATATGCAACAGCCGACGGTACAAACGCAATCGCAACACCCCCAATCGCAGTCACAGCAACCGCAAATACAAATggatcaccaacaacaacaaattcatTCACAAAACCAGCAGACACAGTTGCTGGAACAGtcgcaacaacagcaacatgtgCTAGTCGCTCATCAACTGCAACAACAAGATCAACAGCAGCAACAAGAGCATATTGCGCGCTCATTTGCAGTTGCCGTGGAAAAGGGTGTTAGCGTACCGCCTCAATATACTAGCGTCATTGTTGAtcctcatcatcatcattatatTCCAAATGATTTTGTACATTAGCATTTGCTTGAAATGGCCATCCGCAGGCTCGTCACTAGTAGTAAAGCATAAAAGCTAAGCTCTTGTTGTGGCTGACGTGCATTTCTGGTATCGTCGGTATCTCGTTGTGGCCCCTATAGGGGTTACAACgcattgttgttatttttagtgTATAAGGCCTACTTATAATTaagtttatttacatacataaattggactgagtcgcaagcaagtattttttattttgtaagttTACCGTTTTCGCCTCTTTCCTATTTATCGGTGTTGTACGCAGGTAGGCAATACACGGCGGACGTTGGATGATCAAACTTAGATAATACGAACCTATTCAGAGGGTACAAAAATATATGAATTCGGGCGTCACTTGGTCTATGCAAGTTTCTCTATTGTGACACCACGTAAGATAACGGCGGCCTAAGCTATATTTCCTTAGAGTCTTAGTTTAGAAATGCCATAGTTTCGATTAAAACTGATCTCGACCCTGGATAAATCCAGAATGATACAAGAACGAAATACTTTCGCCCAGTTCTGGTAAATGCTGGATAGTCAAGCATGAAGTGCCTCGGTGATCACTCCTCCTCCATGCAGCTGCAGAAAGAGTTTTCCAGTATATTAAGACATATGGATACCCATTGGATAGTGAGCCGTCAAAACAACTATCACCATTTATAGATGAACCTTGGTTGAACCCAAGGATATCTGATGTATATTGGaccgattttccgtcattccttgtcaaatttggtttccagACAAACCGGTTTttgcgttgtgccatcatcagtgttgaTTTTCGTTCTCGGTAGACCGGCTGCCATCAAATCCCGGCCAGAAGAGCCTATCTACCCTGCCAGAGGCTGTGTCTGTTCATACTATAAACGGCCAGTGGAACTCTGAGCTCCCTGAGTCCTTATCTTAATTTAGTTCGAGACAATCGTGAGCACGGCCAGGCACCCTCAATTGCTGAACTCCGCAGTTAAATAGAACCCATTGACTATGCCAGTGGATGTTAAATTCTCTAACCATTCATTGTATTAGGCATCTCATCAGCCGCAATCTTACCGTACCGACTGCAGCTGATACAATAATCAGCCAGCTCGAATTTGTGGTTACATCGAGTCCTAAAAGAAGCCACCCTTCCCTTCGAAATTTAATCTGTGCATCTAGCTAAACAGTCCGTTGGCTAAGATAAGTCCCTTTCCCCAATCTCTCGCCGGATTTAGAGGTGTAGCTTGCTCGAATGGCAGTTGTCGACTCACACTAGTCTGTTCTGTCTGGAATAAAGTTGATCTTGGTAAGAAAAATTGAGTGTCCGAAGTCGGAAAACCCGTCGCCAAAATCACCACTTCTTAGTAATAAGATCCACCACCATGTTATCTAATGACAGGGTATGTGTTTTTTAAGAGGCTAGATGTGTTCGGAATATACAATAATTTGCATCATAGGGAGAAGCTACTCCAATCTAATCTGTCGAAAGCTTGCAGCTGGGTGGCTTGACCACGACGGCGAACACTAGGACAAATATAGGTGAACTGCTACGGTCACAGCGGCTGTGAATATTTTTGCTTAGACAGTAGGTTATATAAAGCAGGAAGTAAGAGAGGTTTATATCACTAAACTTGCTTAAAGTGTTCCAAAATCAATACGAGATAAAAACTGAAGGATCCGAGACATAAGATGAAAAGTTTACTTAGACCGAATCCACACTGGTTAAAGCCAACCAATTCCTTGAAGGTGGGTTCAATTGAAAGCACGTATTGATGATACGGAGAACACAGCTCGACTTTCTGGTCATATGTCCCCTACATCTTGGTGCAACTAGGCCTGCTTACCATTGTTATTGTTTCACAAATAGCAACTTTTTCGGTACAAGGATTAATGTGTCCACCTAATTGCATATGATCAATCAAGAAGTAAGGCCTGGATTGGAGCTGCAACATCTCTAAGACCAAATAGAAATCATACACTATACTATATAAATCTTAGGTACTAGCCTAAGAAAATGGCTCATATCTCTAAAAAGAGAATACTTGCGGTTCCTGATGAGCGCACTATCACAGCATATCCTTCTGGCATCACACGCTTTTATATTAGACCTCGTCTTTGGCAACAGATCTCTAAAGTATGTGTTGCAAGCGGAAACGAACTTATTTAGCCAAGCCAGAGCAGTTCTACCTAATTAGATACACTTCCTCGACGCCAGTTTTaagtaaaaagaaataaatatccCTATGCTATCATTGAGTTTTTAACATGAAGAGCCTGTATCACACTTGAGTAGCAGCTCTAGTGAGCATCTCTGCTAGCATCGAGATCCCAAAACAGACGCAGGCTTATATATCAGATGTGACATTTCGGTAATGGTAACCAAACTTTATAGGTGTATCGCTGCCAGAATAATAGCTTATACTGTTGGAAGTCTATCTAAAGATGTaggtccctccaatttgtagcgTACTACAGCCGTCTGATGACGACCGaaagaggttgttgttgttgttgttgtagcaataaggttattccccgaaggctttggggagtgttatcggtgtgatggtcctttgagggatacagatccggtacgctccggtaacacagcaccattaaggtgctagcccggccatctcgggaacgatttatatggccacattaaaccttcaggtcatccttccctcgtctgctagtgaaactggattcgccactgataggtgaggttgacaattgggtttggagaagctatatattgcgctgtcaaCCTGAGAGGGTTGCGTTACAAAGCCCCTTGAATCgggtattttagccgcctcttacgacaggcatacctaccgcgggtatattctgaccccctaacccgctggggcagcATATCTCTAAAGTATGTGTTGCAAGAAGAAACGAACATATTTATTTAGCCGAGGCcagaccagttcaacctaattaGATACGCCCCCGTTAGTGACCCGATGCTAGTTTTAAGTAAAAACAAATGAATATTCCTATGCTATCATTGAGGTTTTAACTTGAATACTCTGTATCACGCTTGAGTAGCAGCTCTAGTGAGCATCTCTGCTAGCATC contains:
- the sim gene encoding protein single-minded isoform X3, with the translated sequence MKEKSKNAARTRREKENAEFFELAKLLPLPSAITSQLDKASIIRLTTSYLKMRQVFPDGLGEAWGTSPAMQRGSIKELGSHLLQTLDGFIFVVAPDGKIMYISETASVQLGLSQVELTGNSIFEYIHTHDQDEMNAILSLHPYMYHNPDAFINSLHLTHCGNPPTGDPNVIGSPNGTYGSDRGSHTIEIQKSFFLRMKCVLAKRNAGLTTSGYKVIHCSGYLKARIFPDYGDGHGGCIQNLGLVAVGHSLPSSAITEIKLHTNMFMFRACMDLKLIFLDARVSQLTGYEPQDLIEKTLYQYIHVSDIGPMSCAHNILIYKGQVTTKYYRFLTKGGGWVWVQSYATVVHNTRSSRTHCIVSVNYVLSAQEAKDLILNEIQTGVVKSEPISASSTLTPSLHAAHASATVITHPALSNGIAAGSSPSCVALSISPKLDQCYDTAGGVHLPPNVLTPVLTGGSSSSGGGGSSSAHNNNNSNNNNNNAYMSEHHLMHTQHQHHHPHLHMHPHPHAHLHQQQHAPHLHHMHAHPHAHHAHAHEVPPHHPPTQTQHDNLNYTQLFPPINDLIVSSSTSSGAIIGHHEMQYPDTTSAGPGVYYSNGAAVTANNNSTSATGESHYYYDAASVDVSSASTLVLNRPYSANSNSCSSSSESERQMSTGNASIVTGTSPQTSYSELSHTFELHYLSDSSSHQQAVLVGSASAQQQQQQHIQHMEMEHHQHAHHHQQQQLQQTLTTSHMQQPTVQTQSQHPQSQSQQPQIQMDHQQQQIHSQNQQTQLLEQSQQQQHVLVAHQLQQQDQQQQQEHIARSFAVAVEKGVSVPPQYTSVIVDPHHHHYIPNDFVH
- the sim gene encoding protein single-minded isoform X2; its protein translation is MDPKSLAKSCAMKEKSKNAARTRREKENAEFFELAKLLPLPSAITSQLDKASIIRLTTSYLKMRQVFPDGLGEAWGTSPAMQRGSIKELGSHLLQTLDGFIFVVAPDGKIMYISETASVQLGLSQVELTGNSIFEYIHTHDQDEMNAILSLHPYMYHNPDAFINSLHLTHCGNPPTGDPNVIGSPNGTYGSDRGSHTIEIQKSFFLRMKCVLAKRNAGLTTSGYKVIHCSGYLKARIFPDYGDGHGGCIQNLGLVAVGHSLPSSAITEIKLHTNMFMFRACMDLKLIFLDARVSQLTGYEPQDLIEKTLYQYIHVSDIGPMSCAHNILIYKGQVTTKYYRFLTKGGGWVWVQSYATVVHNTRSSRTHCIVSVNYVLSAQEAKDLILNEIQTGVVKSEPISASSTLTPSLHAAHASATVITHPALSNGIAAGSSPSCVALSISPKLDQCYDTAGGVHLPPNVLTPVLTGGSSSSGGGGSSSAHNNNNSNNNNNNAYMSEHHLMHTQHQHHHPHLHMHPHPHAHLHQQQHAPHLHHMHAHPHAHHAHAHEVPPHHPPTQTQHDNLNYTQLFPPINDLIVSSSTSSGAIIGHHEMQYPDTTSAGPGVYYSNGAAVTANNNSTSATGESHYYYDAASVDVSSASTLVLNRPYSANSNSCSSSSESERQMSTGNASIVTGTSPQTSYSELSHTFELHYLSDSSSHQQAVLVGSASAQQQQQQHIQHMEMEHHQHAHHHQQQQLQQTLTTSHMQQPTVQTQSQHPQSQSQQPQIQMDHQQQQIHSQNQQTQLLEQSQQQQHVLVAHQLQQQDQQQQQEHIARSFAVAVEKGVSVPPQYTSVIVDPHHHHYIPNDFVH
- the sim gene encoding protein single-minded isoform X1, with product MIFQRKVLTERNRHSFSSLAKSCAMKEKSKNAARTRREKENAEFFELAKLLPLPSAITSQLDKASIIRLTTSYLKMRQVFPDGLGEAWGTSPAMQRGSIKELGSHLLQTLDGFIFVVAPDGKIMYISETASVQLGLSQVELTGNSIFEYIHTHDQDEMNAILSLHPYMYHNPDAFINSLHLTHCGNPPTGDPNVIGSPNGTYGSDRGSHTIEIQKSFFLRMKCVLAKRNAGLTTSGYKVIHCSGYLKARIFPDYGDGHGGCIQNLGLVAVGHSLPSSAITEIKLHTNMFMFRACMDLKLIFLDARVSQLTGYEPQDLIEKTLYQYIHVSDIGPMSCAHNILIYKGQVTTKYYRFLTKGGGWVWVQSYATVVHNTRSSRTHCIVSVNYVLSAQEAKDLILNEIQTGVVKSEPISASSTLTPSLHAAHASATVITHPALSNGIAAGSSPSCVALSISPKLDQCYDTAGGVHLPPNVLTPVLTGGSSSSGGGGSSSAHNNNNSNNNNNNAYMSEHHLMHTQHQHHHPHLHMHPHPHAHLHQQQHAPHLHHMHAHPHAHHAHAHEVPPHHPPTQTQHDNLNYTQLFPPINDLIVSSSTSSGAIIGHHEMQYPDTTSAGPGVYYSNGAAVTANNNSTSATGESHYYYDAASVDVSSASTLVLNRPYSANSNSCSSSSESERQMSTGNASIVTGTSPQTSYSELSHTFELHYLSDSSSHQQAVLVGSASAQQQQQQHIQHMEMEHHQHAHHHQQQQLQQTLTTSHMQQPTVQTQSQHPQSQSQQPQIQMDHQQQQIHSQNQQTQLLEQSQQQQHVLVAHQLQQQDQQQQQEHIARSFAVAVEKGVSVPPQYTSVIVDPHHHHYIPNDFVH